The genomic interval CTAATCTTTGATTTAACAACAACGGCAATAAATAATTATATGGATTATCGAAAGGCGAATAGTGATGAATATAGGAAAGAAAAAAACGTGATTGGGCAAGAAGGAATAAAAGAAAGCACCGTTATCGCAACGATACTTACCCTCTTTTTCATTGCAACGGGGTTGGGAATCTGGCTTACTGTCGAAACAGGATTATTAGTGCTTTTGATTGGATTTATCTGCTTTTGCATTGGAATTCTTTATACCTTTGGACCGATTCCTTTATCAAGAATGCCTCTAGGTGAAGTGTTTTCCGGTGTTACGATGGGATTTGGAATTGTTTTTCTAACGGTATATGTAAATGCATTTGATGTTGGTATCGCAGCTTTAGAATGGCAAAAGGAAATGATTTTTCTCCAAGTAAACATTATAAGAATAATAGAAATCATTATTGTATCCTTACCTTGTATGTTTACGATTGCAAATCTTATGCTAGCAAATAATATTTGTGATGTGGAAGAAGATATAAAGAATCATCGCTTCACTTTACCATTTTATCTAGGAAAGAAATATTCTTTATGGTTGTATAACGGCCTTTATGTTGGTTCCTTTATTGCTATATTGATTTCTGTCTTTCTACATTTACTACCAGTTATTTCATTATTAAGCTTGATTGCTATTTTGCCAGTATATAAGCATATGCGGATTTTTAACGAATTACAGGTTAAATCAAAAACATTTAGTTTAGCAGTAAAAAATTTGATTATTGTTAATGGATTTCTAGTAGTGTCCTTGGCAATGTCTTTCATTATTAGATAAGAAAATTACCGATAATTATATGCGCTTTTCGAATAATAGGGGGGATTGGTTTGGATGTTGTTTTAGAAGTGGAAGGATTAAGCTTTCGCTATGATAAAAAGCAGGATAAGGGCAATGTATCTGACGTTTCCTTTCAATTAAGAGAAGGAGAATGGACCGCGCTTATTGGTCATAATGGAAGTGGTAAGTCTACATTAGCTCATTTACTTGTTGGATTGCTTCAACCTGATACAGGACAATTGAAGATAAATGGTACTATTTTAAGAAAAGAGGCAGTGTCTCGTGATATCGGCATCGTTTTTCAAAATCCTGAAAATCAATTTATTGGAACAACGGTAGAGGATGATGTTGCTTTCGGACTGGAAAATATAAATATGCCTTATAAAGAAATGCGAGAAAGAGTAAATAAGGCATTAGAAGATGTAGGAATGACTGATTATCGTATGGCGGATCCTTCGCAATTATCAGGTGGGCAAAAACAAAGAGTGGCAATTGCGGGAATGCTGGCATTGCAGCCAAAGGTGCTTATATTAGACGAAGCTTTTGTTATGTTGGATCCAAGAAGCAGAATGGAATTAATGGATACAATACGTGAGTTAACAAACAAGGGAATGACAATCCTATCGATTACTCATGATATGGAGGAAGCAGCCCATGCGGATAAAGTAATGGTTATGCAACGAGGGAGACTAATGAAAGTAGAAAGTCCCGCTCAGTTGTTTTTCACTGATTCGTCACTTGAAAAACCATTTGCAGAAAAACTAAGAAATACGTTAAAAAATAGAGGGTGTAGTGTCCCAGGAAAATATATGACAGAAGAAGAAATGGTGTTATGGATATGCAAATCGAATTAAAGGATGTATCAGCAAATTATCAGATCGGACCAATTCGCAAACCCAATGTATTAAATGATGTAAATCTTACAATTGAATCAGGGACTTTTACCGCGCTTATTGGAAGAACTGGTGCTGGAAAATCAAGTTTATTAAAAACGTTAAATGGATTGCTTTTACCAACAAAAGGTAGTGTTCGTATAGGAGAAACAATTATAAAACCTCCTTATTCTAAAGAAGCAATCCGGATTATTCGAAAACAAGTAGGGATGGTATTTCAATTTCCAGAGTCTCAATTATTCGCTGAAACAGTTGAAAAAGATATTTGCTTTGGTCCTCTAAATTTCGGCGTCCCATTTAAAGAAGCGAAGGAAATTGCTAAAAAAGTGATTACGTTGGTGGGATTAGAACCAGCTATTTTATCCAAATCTCCCTTTTCTTTATCTGGCGGGCAAAAAAGACGAGTTGCTATTGCTGGGATATTAGCAATGGAGCCATCTGTGCTGATTTTAGACGAACCTGGGGCTGGCTTGGATCCACAGGGAAAAAAAGAAATAATGTCGCTTATTTCTACTTGGCACCAGCAAGAAGGCTTGACTACCATTCTAGTTACACATGACATGGAGGATGTGGCGATATACGCAGATCGAGTTATTTTAATGGACCAAGGACAAATTATAAAATATGAAAAAACGGAAAATATCTTTTCTGATACAGATTTATTAGAGAGTTGGGGTCTAGAAATGCCTCAGGCCAGACGCTATCAAATAAAAATTGAACAGGAAGCAGGAATAAAATTACCAATGGTTTGCTTAACATTAGAAGAACTAGCAGATGCTTTGGTTTCGGTGGGATTAGTATGAATAAATTAATTTTAGGAAGGTATTTTCCAGGGGAATCATGGCTTCATCTGTTAGATGCTCGGGCGAAAATGATCTCTGTGGTTTTACTTATTGTTATGCTATTTATAGCAGATAATTGGCAAGCCTATTTATTTTTGTGGCTGGTTACCCTTGTGATTATGCATTTATCACAAGTTCCTTTTCGTACGTATATACGGGGAGTAAAGCCGATGATCTGGCTCATTTTATTCACAGTAGTGCTACAAGTGCTATTTACTTCTGGCAGCAAAGTATATGTAACATGGGGACCTATTTCCATTTCAGAGTACGGCTTAATAAATGGCCTATTTATTTTTAGTCGTTTTGTTATGATCGTATTTTTATCCACCGTTTTAACATTAACAACAAAGCCAATTGATTTAACAGATGGAATAAATAAACTTTTATCGCCGTTGCGTTTAGTAAAGATTCCTGTTGATGATATTAGCATCATGTTGTCCATTTCCTTACGCTTCATTCCTAATTTACTTGATGAGACACAAAAGGTAATGGATGCACAAAGAGCAAGAGGGACAGAGTTTGGCGACGGGTCTTTATTCAAGCAAATGAAAACATTGGTGCCAATATTTCTTCCATTGTTTGCAAGCTCTCTAAATAGAGCAGAGGAAATGGCAAATATGATGGATGTAAAAGGATATCAATCTGGAATAAGCCGATCTACTTTTCGAAGAGTATATTGGAAAAAACAAGATTCATGGTGTTTATGTAGTGTATTATTCATTGGACTGGTAACATTTTTATTAAGTTGATTATGATAGTAAGTATGAATTGTCTGTAACAGGTAAAGTTTTCATTTTCGGTTCATTCTTACTATGGGACATGAAAAAAGGCGTATGCATACGTCTTTTCTTTATTTATCAAGGTTTCTGCGCTGTTTTTTAGCTTTTATATAGCCAATGACATCATCTTCTGTCATTGGCCGTGCTGATTTTATTGATTTTAATTAGGTGGGCGATGAAAAGCCCTTATTGGGATTGAGAGGGTCTGCTACTGATTGGCTGGGAGATCAGTTAAAGCATCAGAGCGGATAATAGACGGAAAAATTTCGCTTAATTAGTAATTAATATAAAAAAAGGCTGGAATAGACGGAGAGACTCCGCCTATTGGCTCGAAACCTTCTTAAAAAGGTGATTTTTCTTGGTATAAGCGGAAAAGATTCCCTTATTTACTCCGAAACAAGCTCCATTTTACATTTAACCGGAAAAACTCCGCTAAATAACTTTCGCGGTTCTTCGGTAAAGGAGAGGACATCCCATTAAAAGATTACGATGAAATATATCATCTGTGAGTCATTTCAGCACATTTTTAAAAAGATGCACTTCAAAACGATCTGTTTAAGGGTAACCGAGTGGAGTTGTCTGAGCCCGAGAGGAAGAACACCAGAAGAGAAGGGTAACCGAGGAGCGTCCCCCCATTTCATAACCAACGAATAATTGTTTATCCTTATTTCGCACAAACTTCTATTCCATCATCAAGTATCCGATTAATTTCCACTAAAAAATCATCCGTTTTCACCAAAAAAAACGGGAAATTTACAATCATTTACCATTCTTTAAAATAGATTCAACGATTTATTAACAAAAGAACCATATACTAAATTTGTAAATAGCCCAGATAGACAAAACTTTGAGGTGAAAAAAATGCAGGCTAACAGGAGTATCCATATTTTAAAAGAGATATCAATTGTACAAGCAAATAAACTTACGTCATCTAAAAAAGTTTCCTTTTATCAGTTTTTTAAAAGAATAATGGATCTCTTTATAGCGAGTATAGGTACTGTGATTACCCTCCCATTAATTCTATTATTTGCTGTTCTTATTCGAGTGGATTCCCCTGGTTCTCCCTTTTATATTCAAAAAAGAGTCGGGAAGAATGGGAAATGCTTCAATTTAATTAAATTGCGTTCGATGAGAAATGATGCAGAAAAAGATGGAGAAAAATGGGCAGAGGTAAATGATCCAAGAATTACAAAAATCGGTACATTTATAAGAAAAACGAGAATTGATGAATTACCACAATTGATTTCTGTATTAAAAGGAGATATGTCCATTATTGGACCTAGGCCAGAAAGACCATCTTTTACTGCAAAATTCAGCGAGGAAATAGATGGATTTTCCAATAGACTCCTTGTGAAACCTGGTTTAACAGGACTTGCACAAGTGAATGGTGGCTATGATATCTCACCAGAGGAAAAGCTTAAGTACGATCTTCAATATATTAATAATTTAACGTTTTCTTTAGAAATGAAAATTTTATTAAAGACAATAAAGGTTGTGTTGACAGGAGAAGGTGCAAGGTAATTGGACTCCATTAAGAGCAAAATTAACAGTGGAGCAAAATGGACCAGCATATCGACATTAGTCATTACTTTATTGCAAATTGGGCAGTTTGTAATACTAGGAAATGCAATGAGTGCAAGGGAATTTGGCATGATAGGCATGTTAACAACCATCATTATCTTTGCACAAATTTTTGTCGAATTAGGACTAGGGGCAGCTGTTATTCAAAAGCATCATGCAACAGATAGACAGTTGTCCACTTTATTTTGGATAAATATTCTTTTTGGGATTCTTATCTGTATTCTAATGCAGGTTGCTAGTCCTATTATCGCGGATTACTTTCAAACGAATGAGCTCGAGGAAAAAATACGTCTGTTATCTATTGTTTTTTTGATTGCGCCAATCGGTCAGCAATCCCAGTATTTAATGCAACGTGACTTATCTTTTCAGCTGTTAGGAAAAATTGAGACGATAGCTACTATTTTAAGCTTTGGTCTCTTAATTGGTTTGATTGTTTTCACGAAGCAACATCCAATAAATGCGTATGTATGGTCGCAGATTTGTCTCTATTCCTTGAAAGGAGTTCTTTTTTTTATTTGTTACCTTCCGAAGTGGAAACCCAGCTTTGTGCTAGATATGAAGGACTGTAAAGAATTCTTTTCGTTTGGAGTGTATCAGCTTTTATCACGGCTTGTGAATCGTCTAGGTAGTAATATCGACATGTTGTTGATCGGGAGATTTATTGGAATGGAGGCACTGGGAATATATAACTTAGTCTATCAAATAGTGACGATTCCTGTTCTTAAGTTGAATCCCATTATAACAAGAGTTGCATTTCCGGTGTTTGCGATGGATAAAAATAATAATCAGGCATTGGAGACAGGTTATTTATACATGACCAAATTATTGGCAATTGTTTCTTTTCCGTTGCTTCTGGGGTTACTTTCCGTTGCGGATTTAGTTATTCCTCTATTTTTTGGAGAGCAATGGGTAGAGGCGATTCCGATTTTACACATTATGATTATTGTTGGGATTTTAAGGGTCCTTATGAATCCCAATGGCAGCATCCTATTAGCTAAGGGAAAGGCGAATATTTCATTTTATTGGGATTCAGGAGTACTAGTTTGCTACGGCTTAGCATTGTTAGCGGCAGTGCAGAGCAATCAGCTAGAAATAGTGGCGTGGACATATGTAGCTGTTAGCATTCTTAATTTTATTGGTGGAAGAATGCTATTAACTAGAATGATAGGACTTCAATTGAAAAGGTATGTAAAGGTGTTGCTGTTACCATTTATTCTTGCAGGAGTAAGCAGTGGAATCGCATTGCTATTAAAAAATCAAATGATTTCCATTCATAATAATATAGTTTGGGCGCTTATATGGTCTGTTTTGATAAGTGGGATAAGTTATTTATTGTTATTACTTGTATCGAAGAAGCTGGATCTTAGAGAAGAATATCGATAATCGAGAGATAAGCCTAAAGAAAGAAGGTTACGTATCATGAAGGTGTTGTGGATAACCAGTGTTTACCCTAGTGCAGAGAACCCTGGAAATGGGGTGTTTCATGAAACACAGGTAAAAGCATTAACTTCTTTAGGAGTAGAAGTAACGGTTATTAATCCGATTCCCTTAAACGCATCCATTATTAGAATATGGAAGAAAAGATACCGAAAAAAGAAGCTGCCATATTTGGAGAAGCGGAATGGAGTAAATGTATACAGACCCGTGTATAGAGCGATCCCTGGCCAACTTCGCTGGTTTCAGCCGGATAAACGTATCGCAGAGAGCATTCTTAAAACCTTGAAGAAAGAAACATTAAATTTTGATTTTATCCATGCTCACTTTGCAATGCCATCTGGAGGTGCGGCAAGAATTGTTGCTGCTACATATCAGAAGCCATGGCTTTTAACATTACATGGAAGTGATGTTCATATTTATCCTTCGTTTAGTCAAAGTGCTGAGCGGATTTTTCAAAAAACGGTTAAATCCGCAGATGAGGTAATTGCAGTGGGAGAGCATCTTGCAAAGGCAGCAGTGTTGAAAGCAGGAAGAGAATGTACCCCGATTCCTATAGGGATTGATTTATCGACATTCAAGATAACAGAAAATTCCTTATTGAAAACAAAGCGTAAAGAGAAGTTAGCATTGCCTAAGAATAAAAAAATCATTCTGTCTATTGGGCGCCTTGTGAAAGAAAAGGGGATTTTTGAATTAGCAGAAGCATTGCCTTATCTTCCAGAGGAATATGTAGTCGTGTATGTAGGCGATGGACCGGGAAAGGAAAAGCTACAAAGACAGGAAATGTATAATGATCGATTATTTTTAGTGGGACAAATTCCTAATGACAAAGTGCGAGAGTATTTACTTGCAAGTGATATTTTTATTTTACCGTCTTATTCGGAGGGATTGCCTACTGTTGTGATAGAGGCAATGGCTTTGAAAATCCCAATTATTTGTACAAATGTAGGAGGGGTACCAGATTTATTTGGTGAATATGCTAATCTATTAATCCAACCTCGATCGGTACAGGATATTGTAGCAAGAGTAAAAGAGTTAATTGCTGATCCGGTTTTCTATGAAGCGGTAACAGAGGAATTATATCAGCGTGTCCATGCAAATTACTCTGCAGTTGATAATGCTAACAAGCTAGTGGAGAAATATAGAGAATTAACAAATAAGTCTATAGATTCTACTCATGAAATAAATCACATTTGGGAGGAAGCGAAATGACCAAGGTTCTAGTTACAGGTGGAGCAGGTTTTATTGGATCACATATTGTAGAAGGTCTATTAGAAGAAGGATATGAAGTAGTTGTTATCGATAATTTTTCATCAGGGAAATTTGAAAATATTAAAGATTTACCGGTTAAAATTTGTCCATTTGATATAACGGATCCAAGAGTAATCGATGTTATTGTCGACTTAAATCCTTCTTTTATTATTCACCAGGCTGCACAGGTAAGTGTGGCAGAATCGGTCCATGATATATTGCATGATGAAAATGTCAATGTAAAAGGATCTTTGCATGTGATTAAAGCAGCTATTCGTGCCTCTGTAGAGAAAATATTATTTGCTTCTTCTGCAGCTGTATACGGGAATCCTGTGGAGCTTCCTGTTACGACGGATCATCCGACTTTACCTGAATCACCTTATGGATTAACCAAGTTAACAGTCGAGAAATATCTAAAGTTAGCGTATAAATTTTATGGGCTATCCTATGGGATTCTAAGATACAGCAATGTTTATGGACCAAGGCAGGATGGTAAGGGCGAAGGCGGAGTCATCTCTATTTTTGCTGATCGTATTCTTGAAAATAAGGCTCCTATTATTTATGGTTCTGGAGAACAAACTCGAGACTTTATCTATGTAAAGGATGTAGCAAGTGCAAATGTACAGGCATTAAAGCAACAAGATAATATTTGCTTAAATATTTCATCTAATAATCGAATTTCTATTAATCAGCTTTGGGAAAAGATGGGGGATATTGGAGAAGTTTCATTTAATCCAGCATATAAAGCAGTAAGAGATGGAGATATTCTACATAGCATCCTTTGTAACGAGGAGACAATGGCGCAATTAGATTGGATGCCTCGAACCAATTTAGAAGATGGATTAAGAGAAACCCTTTTCTCATCAAAAAGTGTGTTACAAAAATAATCGTAGAATAGGGAGGAAGGATTGTAGAAGTTGGGAAATAATCGTACAGTAAGCAAAACAATAGGATTCGCAGTCTTATTGGTCGGTTGTCTTACAGTTTTATATGTGACAACGATGTATAAATTAACCTGGATACTTCCTATTGTATGCATATGGATTGCTATACAATTAGGCATTTATTTAAAATCAATCATTACACTTGACCAATTATTTCGAAATGTTATGTATGCATTGCTGCTTTCCACCTTTCTTAACCAGTCTGTCATTAGTGTAAATGTAGGTGCCTTTTCTCTTTTTTTATACAGAATATTGCTATTATTGGCAATTGTTGTGTACGTAGGCATTGCTTTGTATAGGAAAAGGCTGGCGGAGGACTTTACTCGGAGTGGATTGTCGTATATCTGGTTATTTTTTGGTGGGTGGATAATTTATGGAACTATATCTGTGCTTTGGTCCATCTCCATTATTGCATCCATTAAATATTTGTCCTTATTGATTATGGGAATAGCATTCGTTTATTTAGCAAGTATGACATTCAATACAAGGCAGCAATTGAAGTTTTTTTTGGCAAGCTGGCTTGGAATGACAGTTTTATTAGTAGGAATAGGCTTTGTGAATTATTTCTTCTCCATTCAATTGCCAAGTTCTGGGTTATATGGGGCTTCCATTCATAAACTGTCCTATCCTACCGCTGTTTTTTTTAACCAGAATGATTTTGCTGTTTATCTTGGTATTTCCTTCTTCTTCTTCTTAGCTGTTGCAAAGAATGCTAAAAGAACCATGATAAAAGGATCTATGCTTGTTTTAAGTGTAATGGTTCTTATCCTACTATATTTAACGGAATCACGTGCTGCTATGCTTGCGGTAGTAGTAGGAGGATTAGTATATCTATTC from Niallia sp. FSL W8-0635 carries:
- the menA gene encoding 1,4-dihydroxy-2-naphthoate polyprenyltransferase, producing the protein MSIRSFLKLVEIQTKIASVFPFFIGILFVLYRYDSFHLKNTLIFFSSMLIFDLTTTAINNYMDYRKANSDEYRKEKNVIGQEGIKESTVIATILTLFFIATGLGIWLTVETGLLVLLIGFICFCIGILYTFGPIPLSRMPLGEVFSGVTMGFGIVFLTVYVNAFDVGIAALEWQKEMIFLQVNIIRIIEIIIVSLPCMFTIANLMLANNICDVEEDIKNHRFTLPFYLGKKYSLWLYNGLYVGSFIAILISVFLHLLPVISLLSLIAILPVYKHMRIFNELQVKSKTFSLAVKNLIIVNGFLVVSLAMSFIIR
- a CDS encoding energy-coupling factor transporter ATPase, producing the protein MDVVLEVEGLSFRYDKKQDKGNVSDVSFQLREGEWTALIGHNGSGKSTLAHLLVGLLQPDTGQLKINGTILRKEAVSRDIGIVFQNPENQFIGTTVEDDVAFGLENINMPYKEMRERVNKALEDVGMTDYRMADPSQLSGGQKQRVAIAGMLALQPKVLILDEAFVMLDPRSRMELMDTIRELTNKGMTILSITHDMEEAAHADKVMVMQRGRLMKVESPAQLFFTDSSLEKPFAEKLRNTLKNRGCSVPGKYMTEEEMVLWICKSN
- a CDS encoding energy-coupling factor transporter ATPase; this translates as MQIELKDVSANYQIGPIRKPNVLNDVNLTIESGTFTALIGRTGAGKSSLLKTLNGLLLPTKGSVRIGETIIKPPYSKEAIRIIRKQVGMVFQFPESQLFAETVEKDICFGPLNFGVPFKEAKEIAKKVITLVGLEPAILSKSPFSLSGGQKRRVAIAGILAMEPSVLILDEPGAGLDPQGKKEIMSLISTWHQQEGLTTILVTHDMEDVAIYADRVILMDQGQIIKYEKTENIFSDTDLLESWGLEMPQARRYQIKIEQEAGIKLPMVCLTLEELADALVSVGLV
- a CDS encoding energy-coupling factor transporter transmembrane component T family protein; this translates as MNKLILGRYFPGESWLHLLDARAKMISVVLLIVMLFIADNWQAYLFLWLVTLVIMHLSQVPFRTYIRGVKPMIWLILFTVVLQVLFTSGSKVYVTWGPISISEYGLINGLFIFSRFVMIVFLSTVLTLTTKPIDLTDGINKLLSPLRLVKIPVDDISIMLSISLRFIPNLLDETQKVMDAQRARGTEFGDGSLFKQMKTLVPIFLPLFASSLNRAEEMANMMDVKGYQSGISRSTFRRVYWKKQDSWCLCSVLFIGLVTFLLS
- a CDS encoding sugar transferase; its protein translation is MQANRSIHILKEISIVQANKLTSSKKVSFYQFFKRIMDLFIASIGTVITLPLILLFAVLIRVDSPGSPFYIQKRVGKNGKCFNLIKLRSMRNDAEKDGEKWAEVNDPRITKIGTFIRKTRIDELPQLISVLKGDMSIIGPRPERPSFTAKFSEEIDGFSNRLLVKPGLTGLAQVNGGYDISPEEKLKYDLQYINNLTFSLEMKILLKTIKVVLTGEGAR
- the tuaB gene encoding teichuronic acid biosynthesis protein TuaB; this encodes MDSIKSKINSGAKWTSISTLVITLLQIGQFVILGNAMSAREFGMIGMLTTIIIFAQIFVELGLGAAVIQKHHATDRQLSTLFWINILFGILICILMQVASPIIADYFQTNELEEKIRLLSIVFLIAPIGQQSQYLMQRDLSFQLLGKIETIATILSFGLLIGLIVFTKQHPINAYVWSQICLYSLKGVLFFICYLPKWKPSFVLDMKDCKEFFSFGVYQLLSRLVNRLGSNIDMLLIGRFIGMEALGIYNLVYQIVTIPVLKLNPIITRVAFPVFAMDKNNNQALETGYLYMTKLLAIVSFPLLLGLLSVADLVIPLFFGEQWVEAIPILHIMIIVGILRVLMNPNGSILLAKGKANISFYWDSGVLVCYGLALLAAVQSNQLEIVAWTYVAVSILNFIGGRMLLTRMIGLQLKRYVKVLLLPFILAGVSSGIALLLKNQMISIHNNIVWALIWSVLISGISYLLLLLVSKKLDLREEYR
- the tuaC gene encoding teichuronic acid biosynthesis protein TuaC yields the protein MKVLWITSVYPSAENPGNGVFHETQVKALTSLGVEVTVINPIPLNASIIRIWKKRYRKKKLPYLEKRNGVNVYRPVYRAIPGQLRWFQPDKRIAESILKTLKKETLNFDFIHAHFAMPSGGAARIVAATYQKPWLLTLHGSDVHIYPSFSQSAERIFQKTVKSADEVIAVGEHLAKAAVLKAGRECTPIPIGIDLSTFKITENSLLKTKRKEKLALPKNKKIILSIGRLVKEKGIFELAEALPYLPEEYVVVYVGDGPGKEKLQRQEMYNDRLFLVGQIPNDKVREYLLASDIFILPSYSEGLPTVVIEAMALKIPIICTNVGGVPDLFGEYANLLIQPRSVQDIVARVKELIADPVFYEAVTEELYQRVHANYSAVDNANKLVEKYRELTNKSIDSTHEINHIWEEAK
- a CDS encoding NAD-dependent epimerase/dehydratase family protein — protein: MTKVLVTGGAGFIGSHIVEGLLEEGYEVVVIDNFSSGKFENIKDLPVKICPFDITDPRVIDVIVDLNPSFIIHQAAQVSVAESVHDILHDENVNVKGSLHVIKAAIRASVEKILFASSAAVYGNPVELPVTTDHPTLPESPYGLTKLTVEKYLKLAYKFYGLSYGILRYSNVYGPRQDGKGEGGVISIFADRILENKAPIIYGSGEQTRDFIYVKDVASANVQALKQQDNICLNISSNNRISINQLWEKMGDIGEVSFNPAYKAVRDGDILHSILCNEETMAQLDWMPRTNLEDGLRETLFSSKSVLQK
- a CDS encoding O-antigen ligase family protein — its product is MGNNRTVSKTIGFAVLLVGCLTVLYVTTMYKLTWILPIVCIWIAIQLGIYLKSIITLDQLFRNVMYALLLSTFLNQSVISVNVGAFSLFLYRILLLLAIVVYVGIALYRKRLAEDFTRSGLSYIWLFFGGWIIYGTISVLWSISIIASIKYLSLLIMGIAFVYLASMTFNTRQQLKFFLASWLGMTVLLVGIGFVNYFFSIQLPSSGLYGASIHKLSYPTAVFFNQNDFAVYLGISFFFFLAVAKNAKRTMIKGSMLVLSVMVLILLYLTESRAAMLAVVVGGLVYLFLLVPKRWKKFILLSFFGLFLLGSLLFANRGIAKVQLLMNSAGEYGFDEVLPSNLARINLLRNTFYYLLDSYGFGIGAGNIPYYLEHKSYFPTGNVYQVHNWFAEIAGNFGLVILLGYLLVLIYAFIGFYRIYQTNNSSTDKMLLEACMIGMVSFLISSISPSSVMNLYFHWVFLGFILSTLSVYKNRKLES